Proteins from a single region of Siphonobacter curvatus:
- a CDS encoding glycosyltransferase — translation MKLQEKEVASTASSTTTWTEPIGTTVTPPTSVNPKNLVCFSHLRWNFVYQRPQHLLSRASKEWQVWFLEEPVFKEGPIRLEKHEIQSQLCVLVPCMPHGLKPEEVIAQQKRLIDEFIASEGITSYVAWYYTPMALAFSPEVKPAVTVYDCMDELSAFLGAPRQLIDLEQRLLQQADVVFTGGHSLYEAKRDKHAHTYAFPSSIDFLHFSQSRKPQPDPDDQRQFAHPRIGFCGVIDERFDIELVRELAQRRPDWQFIFLGPVVKINPASLPKAPNVHYLGMKSYQEIPRYFAHWDAAILPFAICPATRYISPTKTPEYLASGLPVVSTPIHDVIRNYGSRNWVHIADTAERFEAALEQALADKGMTHRKEVDTFLNENSWDRVWNEMAGLMKLHAQPA, via the coding sequence ATGAAACTTCAAGAAAAAGAAGTTGCTTCCACTGCCTCTTCTACAACCACCTGGACCGAACCTATTGGTACGACCGTTACTCCACCGACCTCTGTCAATCCAAAAAACTTAGTATGCTTCTCCCATTTGCGTTGGAATTTTGTTTACCAGCGACCCCAACATTTACTAAGCCGTGCCAGTAAGGAATGGCAGGTGTGGTTTCTGGAAGAACCCGTATTTAAAGAGGGACCCATTCGGCTGGAAAAACACGAAATACAATCCCAACTTTGCGTACTCGTACCCTGTATGCCGCACGGCTTAAAGCCCGAGGAAGTAATCGCTCAGCAAAAGCGATTGATTGACGAGTTCATCGCTAGCGAAGGTATCACCTCTTATGTGGCCTGGTACTATACACCCATGGCCCTTGCGTTCAGTCCAGAGGTTAAACCAGCGGTAACCGTTTACGATTGCATGGATGAGTTAAGTGCCTTTCTGGGGGCTCCCCGCCAACTGATTGATCTGGAGCAACGGTTGCTTCAACAGGCAGATGTGGTATTTACGGGCGGACATAGTTTGTACGAGGCCAAACGCGATAAGCACGCACACACCTACGCCTTCCCCAGCAGTATTGATTTTCTTCATTTCAGTCAGTCTCGTAAACCACAACCCGATCCGGACGATCAGCGGCAATTTGCCCATCCCCGTATCGGTTTTTGCGGCGTGATTGACGAACGATTTGATATTGAATTAGTCAGAGAATTGGCTCAGCGTCGCCCCGACTGGCAATTCATTTTCTTGGGACCCGTCGTGAAAATCAATCCGGCGAGTTTGCCGAAGGCTCCCAATGTCCATTATTTGGGTATGAAGTCGTATCAGGAAATTCCCCGGTACTTTGCTCATTGGGATGCGGCCATTTTACCTTTTGCGATTTGCCCGGCTACGCGATACATCAGTCCCACCAAAACGCCGGAGTATCTGGCATCGGGCTTACCCGTGGTTTCCACGCCGATTCACGACGTAATCCGAAACTACGGAAGCCGCAACTGGGTACACATTGCCGATACTGCCGAACGCTTTGAAGCGGCCCTGGAGCAGGCTCTGGCCGACAAAGGCATGACGCATCGGAAAGAAGTAGATACCTTTTTAAATGAAAATTCCTGGGATCGGGTTTGGAACGAAATGGCAGGTTTGATGAAGCTTCACGCTCAACCTGCCTAA
- a CDS encoding SDR family NAD(P)-dependent oxidoreductase, producing MKKYVLITGASLGLGKALALELASQGRDLILVALPQEGLPQFAQMLSETYSVTVRTYETNLMQAENIRQLIRWLEVSGFWVDFLINNAGIGGSKAFDTAELEQIENIIQLNVTGTALLTRLLLPFLLKFPKSYILNVSSLAAFTPIPYKTVYPASKAFIYSFSLSLRAELSAKGVQVSVLHPGPMPTSAENLNRLQKHGWLGQLSCLSVEAVAQIALKQVRRGQSIIIPGKLNKVGYWAARWIPWSWREPLLVSMLRKEISA from the coding sequence ATGAAAAAGTATGTATTGATTACCGGAGCGAGTTTAGGATTAGGGAAGGCCCTGGCCCTGGAGCTAGCCAGCCAGGGCCGGGACTTAATCCTGGTTGCCCTGCCCCAGGAAGGACTTCCTCAGTTCGCCCAAATGCTTTCCGAAACGTATAGTGTAACCGTACGAACCTACGAAACTAATCTAATGCAGGCGGAGAACATTCGCCAGCTCATTCGCTGGCTGGAGGTCTCCGGATTTTGGGTCGATTTCCTCATTAATAACGCGGGTATTGGCGGTTCGAAAGCGTTCGATACGGCTGAGTTAGAGCAGATCGAAAATATCATTCAGTTGAATGTAACGGGAACGGCACTCTTGACCCGATTGCTATTACCCTTTCTGCTGAAATTTCCCAAGTCCTATATTCTCAATGTTTCCAGTCTGGCCGCATTTACCCCCATTCCCTACAAAACCGTATATCCGGCATCCAAGGCATTTATATATTCGTTTTCCCTTAGCCTGCGGGCGGAGCTGAGTGCGAAAGGCGTACAGGTCAGCGTATTGCATCCGGGGCCGATGCCTACGTCAGCGGAAAACCTGAATCGTTTACAAAAACATGGTTGGCTGGGCCAACTGAGTTGCTTATCCGTCGAAGCGGTTGCCCAGATTGCTTTAAAACAGGTACGCCGTGGCCAATCGATTATTATTCCGGGAAAACTAAATAAAGTAGGGTACTGGGCTGCCCGCTGGATTCCTTGGTCCTGGCGAGAACCCCTTCTGGTATCCATGCTTCGAAAAGAAATCTCCGCATGA
- a CDS encoding YsnF/AvaK domain-containing protein, protein MNTNTDPSVTNESGPCPVVLPVIEEQLKVDTQLEETGRVTVSKRVHEHEERVELPLTQQQVKVERVPINQYIDTPPAVRYEGETMIVPVVKEILVKRLVLVEEVRITKEEVQTTTHQPVTLRQEEIVITRSTGPEA, encoded by the coding sequence ATGAATACGAACACTGATCCTTCTGTAACGAATGAATCCGGCCCGTGTCCCGTGGTTTTGCCGGTGATTGAAGAACAGCTGAAGGTTGATACGCAGCTGGAAGAAACGGGTCGCGTAACCGTGAGTAAACGCGTGCATGAACACGAAGAACGCGTGGAACTTCCCCTTACGCAGCAACAGGTAAAGGTAGAACGCGTACCCATCAACCAATACATCGATACGCCTCCAGCGGTACGGTACGAAGGTGAAACCATGATTGTGCCGGTGGTGAAGGAAATCCTTGTTAAACGCCTGGTACTGGTGGAAGAAGTGCGTATCACCAAAGAAGAAGTACAGACCACTACTCACCAGCCCGTCACGCTGCGACAGGAAGAAATTGTAATCACGCGTAGTACCGGTCCGGAAGCATAG